A window from Marinagarivorans cellulosilyticus encodes these proteins:
- the rlmH gene encoding 23S rRNA (pseudouridine(1915)-N(3))-methyltransferase RlmH — protein MKVQLIAVGTKMPDWVQKGYSEYGKRLPKELSPTLIELNPGHRAKNASIQAAIASEGQAILQAIPATDWVVALDVQGKPWSTEALAGHLENWRMDGRNISFVIGGPDGLADDILERANAKWSLSNLTLPHPLVRVVFIEQLYRAWTVLNGHPYHK, from the coding sequence ATGAAAGTACAGTTAATTGCCGTAGGCACCAAAATGCCTGATTGGGTTCAAAAGGGGTATTCGGAATACGGTAAGCGCCTGCCTAAGGAATTATCGCCAACCTTAATTGAATTAAACCCTGGACATAGAGCTAAAAACGCCTCTATACAGGCAGCGATTGCGAGTGAGGGGCAAGCCATACTGCAAGCAATTCCTGCTACCGATTGGGTTGTTGCTTTGGATGTGCAAGGCAAGCCGTGGAGTACCGAAGCGCTAGCAGGTCATTTAGAAAATTGGCGAATGGACGGGCGGAATATTAGTTTTGTGATTGGCGGCCCCGATGGTTTAGCTGATGACATTCTTGAGCGTGCAAATGCTAAGTGGTCGCTGTCTAATTTAACACTGCCGCACCCGTTGGTTCGGGTGGTTTTTATTGAGCAATTATATCGGGCTTGGACGGTATTGAATGGACACCCTTACCATAAATAA
- the mrdA gene encoding penicillin-binding protein 2, with the protein MPTLGSDNDLRMANQGHERRVIQRRIGVALLGMLVMLGILLFRFYSLQVTQHEDFVTRSDRNRIQVQPVAPTRGLIYDRNGILLADNRPSYRLSVIVERVDNLDALFSTLGDLVELSQSDIDRFKKTKRRARSPYQPIPLKLDLSEDEIAKISVNEYRLEGVEVEAELVRYYPHGELLAHTIGYVGRINERELGSFDEEARKDYSATYSIGKIGIEKKYERELLGKVGSQFMETNAHGRSLRVLQRQDPTPGKDIHLYLDLHLQKAAFDALEGWRGAVVAIDVRTGGVVAMVSTPSFNPNLFVTGIGYQDYNALNRSKDLPLYNRTIQAQYPPGSTLKPILGLGGLESGLISPQTRIHDPGFYQLSEGERLYRDWKKWGHGNNVDLNKAITESCDTFFYELAVRLGIDRMHPIGAHFGLGAKTGIDIPNERSGLWPSREWKKRYRRLPWYPGDSLNVSIGQGDVLATPLQLAVMTATFANQGIRYEPHLVSKLGEQLIKVTPADAVQAKAENWDYVNSAMESVVHGHRGTAKGISKGLEYRIAGKTGTAQVIGIAQDEEYDRDKIDKRNWDHALFVSFAPAHAPEIALAVVIENGEHGSSAAAPIARKVFDNWFKIETARKAQQMNNIIATEVTP; encoded by the coding sequence ATGCCAACACTAGGCAGTGATAACGATTTGCGCATGGCCAACCAAGGCCATGAGCGACGCGTAATTCAGCGCCGCATAGGTGTGGCGCTATTGGGTATGTTGGTCATGCTGGGCATTCTGTTGTTCCGCTTTTACAGTTTGCAAGTGACCCAGCACGAGGATTTTGTCACCCGCTCAGATCGTAATCGCATACAGGTTCAGCCGGTAGCGCCCACACGCGGGCTTATTTATGACAGAAATGGCATCTTGCTGGCCGACAACCGCCCGAGTTACCGTTTAAGCGTTATTGTTGAACGCGTTGATAATTTAGATGCGCTTTTTTCTACCTTGGGTGATTTGGTTGAACTAAGCCAGTCAGATATCGACCGCTTTAAAAAAACTAAACGCCGTGCCCGCTCTCCGTATCAACCAATTCCTTTAAAACTTGATTTAAGCGAAGACGAAATTGCCAAAATCAGTGTTAATGAATATCGCTTAGAGGGTGTAGAGGTAGAGGCTGAGCTTGTTCGTTATTACCCTCACGGTGAATTGTTAGCGCATACGATTGGCTATGTTGGACGTATTAATGAGCGCGAATTAGGCTCGTTTGATGAGGAAGCCCGCAAAGACTACAGCGCGACTTATAGCATTGGAAAAATCGGTATCGAGAAAAAATATGAGCGCGAGCTGCTCGGCAAGGTTGGTAGCCAATTTATGGAAACCAATGCCCATGGCCGATCGCTGCGTGTACTGCAGCGGCAGGATCCTACGCCGGGCAAAGATATTCATCTGTACTTAGACTTACATCTGCAAAAAGCCGCTTTTGACGCCCTTGAGGGATGGCGTGGCGCTGTTGTGGCTATCGATGTCAGAACTGGCGGCGTTGTTGCGATGGTCAGTACGCCGAGCTTTAACCCGAATCTTTTTGTTACCGGTATTGGCTATCAAGATTACAACGCATTAAATCGCTCGAAAGACCTGCCACTTTATAATCGCACGATTCAGGCGCAGTACCCTCCGGGTTCCACGTTAAAACCCATATTGGGCTTGGGTGGGCTTGAAAGTGGTTTAATTAGTCCGCAAACCCGTATTCACGACCCAGGTTTTTACCAGCTATCAGAAGGTGAGCGTTTGTATCGCGATTGGAAAAAATGGGGCCACGGAAACAATGTCGATTTAAACAAAGCGATTACAGAATCGTGCGATACGTTTTTTTACGAGCTGGCTGTGCGCTTAGGGATTGATCGCATGCACCCGATTGGCGCTCATTTTGGATTAGGCGCTAAAACGGGCATTGATATTCCTAATGAGCGCAGCGGTTTATGGCCTTCACGCGAATGGAAAAAACGCTATCGGCGACTGCCGTGGTATCCAGGGGACAGCCTAAATGTCAGTATTGGTCAAGGCGATGTGTTAGCGACACCACTTCAGCTGGCGGTAATGACCGCTACTTTTGCCAATCAGGGGATACGCTATGAGCCGCACCTAGTGAGCAAACTTGGCGAACAATTAATTAAAGTGACTCCCGCTGATGCGGTACAAGCCAAAGCAGAAAACTGGGATTATGTGAACAGCGCAATGGAGTCGGTTGTGCACGGTCATCGTGGTACAGCCAAAGGGATTAGTAAAGGCTTGGAGTACCGGATTGCGGGTAAAACAGGCACAGCGCAGGTGATTGGTATTGCCCAAGATGAAGAATATGACCGCGATAAAATCGATAAGCGCAATTGGGACCATGCTTTATTTGTGTCTTTTGCTCCAGCACATGCTCCTGAAATTGCACTAGCAGTTGTGATTGAAAATGGCGAGCACGGCTCTAGTGCGGCGGCGCCGATTGCACGTAAAGTATTTGATAACTGGTTCAAAATAGAAACGGCCCGCAAAGCTCAGCAAATGAATAATATTATCGCTACGGAAGTGACACCATGA
- the rodA gene encoding rod shape-determining protein RodA, with protein MKMHGGRDFVRHMPGSTAAFKKGEALWRIIHIDPWLLLLLMILTGAGLTILYSASGTSDFMIRRQVIFFSIAYIGMIGVAQIPVGFLERGGKWLYLVGIVLLVLVLLMGVGAKGAQRWLSLGFIRFQPSEILKLAMPLCIAAYLGRRAMPPKFKHIIGCLLLVLLPALLIIKQPDLGTSILVVASGLLALFLAGLQWRYILGSILLVGAASLPMWHFVMHDYQKQRVLTLLDPEADRLGSGWNIIQSKTAIGSGGVTGKGWMKGTQSQLDFLPESHTDFIIAVLAEEFGLKGVLLLLTLYGAIVIRGLVIALKAQTHFGRLLAGSITLTFFVYVFVNVGMVSGILPVVGVPLPLVSLGGTSLVTLMAGFGLLMAISTEPKKTQS; from the coding sequence ATGAAAATGCACGGCGGTAGGGACTTTGTTCGGCATATGCCTGGCTCTACGGCGGCCTTTAAAAAAGGTGAAGCATTATGGCGAATAATTCATATTGATCCATGGCTATTGCTATTGCTCATGATATTAACGGGTGCTGGGCTGACAATTTTATACAGTGCAAGCGGCACTAGCGATTTTATGATTCGCCGGCAAGTTATTTTTTTCTCTATAGCGTATATCGGGATGATAGGCGTGGCCCAAATCCCGGTCGGTTTTTTAGAGCGAGGGGGCAAATGGTTGTATTTAGTAGGCATTGTCTTGCTGGTATTGGTGTTGTTGATGGGCGTCGGGGCGAAAGGTGCGCAGCGTTGGCTAAGTTTAGGCTTTATTCGATTTCAGCCTTCCGAAATTCTTAAATTGGCAATGCCTCTATGCATTGCAGCTTACTTGGGCCGGCGCGCGATGCCTCCGAAGTTTAAGCATATTATTGGTTGCTTGCTGCTTGTGTTATTACCAGCACTACTAATTATCAAGCAGCCAGACTTAGGGACTTCGATATTAGTTGTAGCCTCTGGCTTACTGGCTTTATTTTTAGCCGGTTTACAATGGCGCTATATATTAGGCAGTATCTTGTTGGTTGGCGCGGCAAGCTTGCCGATGTGGCACTTTGTGATGCACGATTACCAAAAGCAGCGGGTGCTGACTTTACTAGACCCAGAGGCCGATCGGTTAGGGTCTGGTTGGAATATTATCCAATCGAAAACTGCAATTGGCTCTGGTGGCGTAACCGGTAAGGGTTGGATGAAAGGTACCCAGTCTCAGCTCGATTTTTTGCCAGAAAGCCATACCGATTTCATTATTGCCGTATTAGCCGAAGAGTTTGGGCTTAAAGGCGTTCTGCTCTTGTTAACCTTATATGGAGCAATAGTTATAAGAGGGTTGGTAATCGCCTTGAAGGCGCAAACCCACTTTGGGCGCTTGCTAGCCGGGAGTATCACATTAACCTTTTTTGTTTATGTGTTTGTGAATGTTGGCATGGTGTCAGGTATTTTGCCCGTGGTCGGAGTGCCACTTCCGCTGGTGAGCCTAGGGGGAACGTCGTTAGTCACACTAATGGCTGGGTTTGGCTTGTTGATGGCAATATCAACAGAGCCGAAAAAAACACAAAGTTAA
- the mltB gene encoding lytic murein transglycosylase B: MRYVILSWAFLISSVTTVMAGDFSEHPEAKAFVERMVKEHKFEKGYVEGILAQAEKKQAILDAIARPAEKTKPWYEYREIFLKPARVEGGVKFWQQHANILSRVEKEFGVPAEIIVAIIGVETRYGNYMGSYRVVDALTTLGFDYPKRGKFFSKQLEEFFLLTREQQQDPLAFKGSYAGAMGYGQFIPSSYRSFAIDYDEDGFADIWTNISDAIASVANYFKAHGWQTGEPVAQKATRKAQFPERMFNDKSRPKTSAVELGKLGFTPISRKAIADKPAVALKYKGLDSDEYWLGYNNFYVITRYNRSRLYALAVYQLSEEIATSYKKASAAPAPL, encoded by the coding sequence ATGAGATACGTTATTTTAAGCTGGGCATTCCTAATAAGCTCGGTGACAACGGTGATGGCTGGCGACTTTAGCGAGCACCCAGAAGCGAAAGCGTTTGTAGAGCGCATGGTAAAAGAGCACAAGTTTGAAAAAGGTTATGTAGAGGGTATTTTGGCGCAAGCCGAAAAGAAACAAGCAATATTAGATGCTATTGCGCGCCCTGCAGAAAAAACAAAACCTTGGTATGAATATCGAGAGATTTTTTTAAAGCCTGCACGTGTTGAGGGCGGCGTTAAATTTTGGCAGCAGCATGCCAACATATTATCGCGTGTTGAAAAAGAATTTGGTGTACCCGCTGAAATCATTGTGGCGATTATTGGCGTAGAAACGCGTTATGGTAACTACATGGGAAGTTATCGGGTGGTAGATGCTTTAACCACTTTGGGCTTTGATTACCCTAAACGAGGTAAGTTTTTTAGTAAGCAGCTAGAAGAATTTTTTCTTCTTACCCGAGAGCAGCAGCAAGACCCGTTAGCCTTCAAGGGTTCATACGCTGGCGCTATGGGTTATGGCCAGTTTATTCCGAGCAGTTACCGCAGCTTTGCTATTGATTATGATGAGGATGGTTTTGCTGATATATGGACTAATATAAGCGATGCCATTGCCAGCGTAGCAAATTACTTTAAAGCGCATGGCTGGCAAACAGGGGAGCCAGTAGCACAAAAAGCGACTCGAAAAGCACAGTTTCCAGAACGCATGTTCAACGATAAAAGTCGACCCAAAACATCAGCTGTGGAACTCGGCAAACTTGGCTTTACGCCAATTTCGCGCAAAGCTATTGCAGATAAACCGGCTGTTGCTTTGAAATATAAGGGTCTTGATAGCGACGAATATTGGTTGGGTTATAACAATTTTTATGTCATAACCCGATATAACCGTAGCCGTTTGTATGCTTTGGCCGTGTACCAGCTAAGCGAAGAAATTGCTACTAGCTATAAAAAAGCGAGCGCAGCTCCTGCGCCTCTTTAA
- a CDS encoding septal ring lytic transglycosylase RlpA family protein, which produces MLFKLYQYLATLLAVLFLSACQTYSVTYEAPVEIGIKDSGPATTLAVDHIPDAVPVKEPRTKAGNKSPYTVRGKTYRVVQSTVGFEQEGYASWYGKKFHGKKTSNGEIYDMYGMTAAHKTLPIPTFVELTNVENGKKAIVRINDRGPFHGDRIIDLTYTAARKLGFANNGTGRVKLRVIEPDGSRYYEGLSDSSPTPAVSPGVAPKPRNSGGYEIPEGTFLQLGAFGDFERAQKFRQSAAALTTYPINFEPVPERGIYRILLGPLKDNWDLVHLQRHFVEKGFHEPKVVYR; this is translated from the coding sequence TTGTTATTTAAGTTGTATCAGTATTTAGCCACCTTGTTGGCGGTTCTATTTTTGTCTGCTTGTCAAACCTATAGCGTGACTTATGAGGCACCCGTCGAAATCGGTATTAAAGACAGTGGTCCTGCGACAACGCTCGCGGTGGATCACATTCCTGACGCTGTGCCGGTAAAAGAACCGCGAACAAAAGCTGGCAATAAATCACCTTACACCGTCCGTGGAAAAACCTACCGTGTTGTTCAGTCGACTGTAGGGTTTGAGCAAGAGGGGTATGCTTCTTGGTATGGTAAAAAATTTCACGGTAAGAAAACATCCAATGGTGAAATTTATGATATGTATGGCATGACTGCCGCACATAAGACTTTGCCGATCCCTACCTTTGTCGAATTAACAAATGTCGAGAATGGTAAAAAAGCTATCGTGCGAATCAACGATCGTGGTCCTTTTCACGGTGATCGTATTATTGATCTGACTTACACCGCCGCTAGAAAGTTAGGTTTTGCGAATAATGGCACAGGTCGGGTAAAGCTTCGTGTTATTGAACCTGACGGTAGTCGTTATTATGAAGGTCTATCGGATAGCTCGCCTACACCTGCAGTATCGCCTGGCGTCGCACCAAAGCCTCGAAATTCTGGTGGCTACGAAATACCCGAAGGTACGTTTTTGCAGTTGGGTGCTTTTGGCGACTTTGAAAGAGCGCAGAAGTTTCGGCAGTCAGCGGCGGCCTTGACGACATACCCCATTAATTTTGAGCCGGTACCCGAGCGTGGTATTTACCGAATATTATTGGGGCCACTGAAAGATAACTGGGATTTGGTTCACCTTCAGCGCCATTTTGTGGAAAAAGGGTTTCACGAACCCAAAGTAGTTTACCGCTAG
- a CDS encoding sodium-dependent transporter: MTLQSKSLHGMWSNRWTFILAATGSAVGLGNIWKFPYIAGENGGGAFVLIYLMCIALIGIPIMIAEVLLGKRGRQNPVNAVKSIALENSARTGWMHIGSMGIVAGVLIMSFYSVVAGWALHYFVTTASGDYAGINGEQAGEVFGGLLASPKILFTWHSIFSFMTFAVVAGGVSKGLGSVARIMMPFLLASLVVLLGYGVFAGEFMASVRFLFGFDFSALSVDAVLIALGHAFFTLSLGMGAIMAYGAYMPAKACLGRTVITVGLLDTVIALMAGLAIFPIVFASPGIEPSSGPGLLFVSLPVAFGNMALGGLFGTLFFALVSVAAWSSSVSLIEPGVAWLIENKKWRRVTASACVTFVAWAIGILSVLSFNVLADFKPVWLLSFTPFDFFAFLTAQVLLPLGGVLIAIFVAWVLPRKVFDEELSSLSEGFRTWLFFILRYISPLLVVMVMTLKLYETFFSAGV; this comes from the coding sequence ATGACATTGCAGTCTAAAAGCTTACACGGTATGTGGTCTAACCGTTGGACCTTTATCCTTGCAGCCACAGGGTCTGCTGTGGGTCTTGGAAATATTTGGAAGTTTCCTTATATCGCGGGTGAAAATGGCGGTGGAGCATTTGTTCTTATTTATTTAATGTGCATCGCGCTTATTGGCATCCCAATAATGATTGCTGAAGTACTATTGGGTAAAAGAGGCCGCCAAAATCCAGTTAATGCCGTAAAAAGCATTGCATTAGAAAATAGTGCGCGAACAGGCTGGATGCATATTGGTAGCATGGGGATTGTAGCCGGTGTCCTTATTATGTCTTTTTATAGTGTGGTCGCTGGATGGGCATTGCACTATTTTGTAACAACCGCCTCTGGTGATTACGCGGGTATTAATGGCGAGCAAGCCGGTGAGGTATTTGGTGGTTTACTCGCAAGCCCCAAAATATTATTTACTTGGCACAGCATTTTTAGTTTTATGACCTTTGCTGTTGTGGCTGGCGGCGTTAGCAAGGGGCTGGGCTCTGTTGCTCGTATAATGATGCCTTTTTTGTTGGCGAGCCTAGTGGTGTTATTGGGCTACGGCGTATTTGCTGGCGAGTTTATGGCCAGTGTCCGCTTTTTGTTTGGTTTTGATTTTTCCGCATTATCTGTTGATGCCGTTTTAATTGCACTAGGGCATGCCTTTTTTACCCTCAGCTTAGGCATGGGGGCAATTATGGCTTATGGTGCCTATATGCCAGCTAAAGCTTGTTTGGGGCGCACGGTGATCACTGTGGGGCTGCTCGATACAGTTATTGCTTTAATGGCCGGCTTAGCCATATTCCCGATTGTATTTGCTAGCCCTGGAATAGAGCCGAGTTCAGGCCCGGGCTTACTCTTTGTAAGCTTACCGGTTGCATTTGGTAACATGGCTTTAGGCGGGCTCTTTGGTACTTTATTTTTTGCTTTAGTATCGGTTGCAGCTTGGAGTTCATCCGTGTCACTTATAGAGCCCGGCGTAGCTTGGCTGATCGAAAATAAAAAATGGCGTCGTGTAACGGCTAGTGCCTGTGTGACATTTGTGGCCTGGGCAATTGGTATATTGTCGGTATTGTCTTTTAACGTTTTAGCTGATTTTAAACCGGTTTGGCTTTTGAGCTTTACACCGTTTGACTTCTTTGCTTTTTTAACGGCGCAAGTCTTATTGCCCTTGGGTGGCGTGCTTATCGCTATTTTTGTTGCTTGGGTTTTGCCGAGGAAAGTATTCGATGAGGAGTTAAGTAGCTTGTCAGAAGGCTTCCGAACTTGGCTGTTTTTTATCTTGCGTTACATTTCCCCATTACTGGTTGTGATGGTGATGACATTAAAACTTTATGAAACCTTTTTTAGTGCTGGAGTATAG
- a CDS encoding type II toxin-antitoxin system RatA family toxin: protein MARNIRRTAIVPYTCEQMFDLVNDIASYPEFLPHCVAAKIQSKQNSVVEAELTLSKGGLEHSFCTRNTLTRPVKMELKLVTGPFKQFDGVWIFAALANGGCEVSFELTFAFSSMLLNVTAGKWMEDLAGEQVDVICSRAKAIYG, encoded by the coding sequence TTGGCTCGTAATATTCGTCGTACAGCAATCGTGCCATACACTTGTGAACAAATGTTTGATTTGGTCAATGATATTGCATCGTACCCAGAATTTTTACCGCATTGTGTTGCTGCAAAAATTCAATCAAAACAAAACAGCGTAGTAGAAGCAGAATTGACATTATCTAAAGGTGGGCTGGAGCATAGCTTTTGCACGCGCAATACCCTTACGCGGCCTGTTAAAATGGAGCTTAAGTTAGTAACTGGCCCCTTTAAACAATTTGATGGTGTTTGGATCTTTGCGGCTTTAGCTAATGGGGGATGTGAAGTGAGCTTTGAGCTAACATTTGCTTTTTCGAGTATGTTGCTTAATGTGACAGCGGGTAAGTGGATGGAAGACTTGGCTGGCGAGCAGGTCGATGTTATTTGTTCTCGCGCAAAAGCAATTTATGGGTAA
- a CDS encoding RnfH family protein, protein MTDIEPISVEVAYALPQKQKLIELLVKPGTTALQAAEQSGIKSHFPELDLTNASMGIFGQTLGVKGLAPPQSYELHAGERVEIYRPLISDPKEVRKRVAARQKAEQEALKASAAQVPSSKLES, encoded by the coding sequence GTGACAGATATAGAACCAATTTCAGTGGAGGTCGCGTACGCACTTCCTCAGAAACAAAAATTAATAGAGCTACTTGTAAAGCCTGGCACTACTGCTTTGCAGGCTGCGGAGCAATCCGGTATTAAATCGCATTTCCCAGAGCTGGATTTAACAAATGCTTCGATGGGCATTTTTGGCCAAACACTGGGAGTTAAGGGTTTGGCGCCGCCACAAAGTTATGAATTACATGCCGGTGAGAGAGTGGAAATCTACCGCCCATTAATATCGGACCCAAAAGAAGTGCGTAAACGTGTTGCCGCTCGGCAAAAAGCAGAGCAAGAAGCACTTAAAGCTTCTGCGGCACAAGTGCCGAGCAGCAAGCTAGAAAGCTAG
- a CDS encoding bifunctional protein-serine/threonine kinase/phosphatase, whose product MDHLQSSLKIDFAQLSQAGVKPENQDTIGARIPEGNTLASKGIAIAIADGVSTSQAARQASQSAITGFLSDYYATPDTWRTEQSATQVIQSLNRYLWGLGLNSPRQEGLLTTFSAVILKGDKAFCFHVGDSRIYRLRNAQLQQLTRDHAQRIDKKTTYLSRALGADSVLEIDIQKLEVEIGDTFILTTDGIHDSLSLKQFEGLVNAYSDDLDGACQRLSQQALENDSQDNLSIQICRIASVGASSQSDAVAVLSQLPFPPLLNAGNTLDGLTIKEILQESERSQVYRVETQDGQSAIMKTPSVNYSDDIAYIERFVMESWIGTRIQSSHVVRVIEPPQARSCLYYLTEHLIGPTLTQLIKERAPVDIPDAVELIGEISKGVRAFHRKDTLHQDIKPDNIIVTAKGPVIIDFGSSWVAGVSEMSTSFERDFILGTLDYSAPEYRYGGRASNRSDQFSVAVLLYEMLTGKRPYGDGYGKAMNLKSFQKLKYRPATAYNPLVPFWLDKAMAKALQIHPEQRYSSFSEFLQDLQRPNPSWQNPETQPLLQRNPLRFWQTLAALGWFISFVLLLSMID is encoded by the coding sequence ATGGACCATTTGCAATCATCCCTTAAAATCGATTTTGCGCAGCTTTCTCAAGCAGGAGTGAAACCCGAAAACCAAGATACTATTGGCGCACGCATACCCGAAGGCAACACGCTGGCAAGCAAAGGAATTGCTATCGCTATCGCAGATGGCGTTAGCACCTCGCAAGCTGCAAGGCAGGCAAGCCAAAGCGCAATTACAGGTTTTTTAAGCGACTATTACGCAACGCCAGACACATGGCGAACAGAACAAAGTGCAACGCAAGTCATTCAATCACTTAATCGCTACTTGTGGGGCCTAGGGTTAAATAGCCCTAGGCAAGAAGGTTTATTAACCACCTTTTCCGCAGTGATTTTGAAAGGAGATAAAGCCTTTTGTTTTCACGTAGGCGATAGCCGCATTTATCGATTAAGAAACGCACAGCTTCAGCAATTAACACGTGACCACGCCCAGCGAATAGATAAAAAAACCACCTATTTAAGCCGAGCCTTAGGCGCTGACTCAGTACTTGAAATAGATATCCAAAAACTGGAAGTGGAAATTGGAGATACTTTCATACTCACCACGGACGGCATTCATGACAGCCTATCGTTAAAACAGTTTGAGGGCTTGGTTAATGCCTATAGTGACGATCTAGATGGCGCCTGCCAACGATTATCACAGCAAGCTCTTGAGAACGACAGCCAAGATAATTTGAGTATCCAAATCTGTAGAATTGCGAGCGTAGGGGCCTCTTCTCAAAGTGATGCCGTAGCCGTGTTATCCCAGCTGCCCTTCCCCCCCCTGTTGAATGCTGGCAACACCTTAGATGGCTTAACAATAAAAGAAATATTACAAGAGTCGGAGCGAAGCCAAGTTTATCGCGTTGAAACCCAAGATGGGCAAAGCGCCATTATGAAAACGCCCTCGGTAAACTACAGCGACGACATAGCTTATATTGAGCGCTTTGTGATGGAAAGTTGGATCGGTACCCGCATCCAGAGCTCCCATGTAGTGCGGGTGATTGAGCCACCGCAAGCGCGATCATGTTTATATTATTTAACCGAGCATCTAATAGGGCCGACCTTAACTCAGCTAATCAAGGAGCGCGCGCCTGTCGACATCCCTGACGCAGTAGAATTAATTGGCGAAATTAGCAAAGGCGTTAGAGCTTTTCATCGCAAAGATACGCTGCATCAAGACATTAAGCCCGACAACATAATCGTAACTGCAAAAGGCCCTGTAATTATTGATTTTGGCTCCAGCTGGGTTGCCGGCGTTAGTGAAATGAGCACATCTTTTGAGCGTGATTTTATTTTGGGCACACTCGATTACTCAGCCCCGGAGTATCGGTATGGTGGGCGGGCGAGTAACCGCTCGGATCAATTTAGTGTCGCGGTGCTATTGTACGAAATGCTAACAGGCAAGCGTCCATACGGCGATGGTTACGGAAAAGCAATGAACCTGAAGTCTTTCCAAAAATTAAAGTATCGCCCTGCCACGGCTTATAATCCTTTGGTACCTTTTTGGCTCGATAAAGCGATGGCCAAAGCCCTACAAATTCACCCAGAACAGCGCTACTCGTCCTTTTCTGAATTTTTACAAGACTTGCAGCGCCCCAACCCCAGCTGGCAAAACCCCGAAACCCAGCCCTTATTACAGCGCAACCCGCTGCGTTTTTGGCAAACGCTAGCGGCCTTAGGTTGGTTTATTTCCTTTGTATTACTACTGAGTATGATCGACTAG